The segment CGATGAAATCTCGTGGAACCGCGTTGGGTGGGCGGATCGAAATAGGGTCTTGGTGCGAAGGTGGGTGGAGAAGGAACACGAATTGAGTAAAGAGGTGTGAAGCGAGAGCATAGCGTAGCAAGATGGCTATGGTGAGACGAGTGAAGCAACATCGGAAAGTGCAAGGGTTAGTAAAGCGGAAAGCCACTCTTGGGCGTCGAGGGAGCATCGTGTAGTAAGGGACAGCGGTATGCTTGGCTCGTGCGGGACTGTGGCATCCTCGGGTGGGTGGCTTGGCTGGGAGATGCCGGGTCAGGTGCGCTATGCAAGATGCTTGGGGCTTGGGGGTACCTCGGTCCGTGGGAACGCGGGGTGATGACTGCGCCGCAGCTTTTGTTAGTGGAGCGGCGGGCGATGATGCGGACGGTCGCGCAGGCAGCCCCAACCTCCCGCAGGTTCGCAAGCCGCGGGAGGTTCCCGACCCGTCGCCCTTTGTTCCGCGAAGGCGAGGGGCCTCTGAACGGCCAAGAGGCTCGCCCCACGCAGGGCGTAGGGACGAAAAGAGGGAGCAGAGCGTAAGGACGAGAGGGCGTTGCGCTAAGTGTATGACGGCTGTAGAATCAGACGGGTGTGCGCGCGGTGTGGCTGGCGGCCGGGGGCGGGTGGACGATGTAGGAGAGCGCAGATGAGGACGGGGTCATGGGTCATGGCGGTGTGCCTGGTGGGTGCCGCTGCCTGTGAGAGGGGGGAGGGGCCGAAGGCGCGACCGAGTGAGGGGGCGGCGACGAAGCCGAAGGCCGTGGGGCCGCCGGCGCTGCGGATTGCGCAGTGGTACGGGACGGAGCCTTTGACTCTGGAGGGTCTCAAGGGGAAGGTGGTGTTGTTGGACTTCTGGAACACGATGTGTGGGCCGTGCCGGAAGCTGATGCCGCATCTCGATGAGCTGTATCGGAGGCATAAGGCGGAGGGCCTGGTGGTGATTGGGGTGACGGAGGATGAGAAGAACGATCTCGAGGAGTACGTGAAGGGGACTCCGGTGGGGTATCCGCTGGCTATAGATGAGATGAAGGGAGGGTCGGGGGTGACATTCGACGCGTACAAGATCGTTGCGGTGCCGACGGTGGTGCTGATCGGCCGCGATGGTGCCGTGGTGTGGCGAGGGACGGGCGAGAAGCTGACGGATGCGATGGTGCTTGCGGAATTGGCGAAGAAGTGAGTGTTCCGGCGCCGCGATCGGAGTATCATGAGGAGGGAGGCAAGCGGCCGGGCAGGGGGAATGGCCATGATTGCAGGAAGAGCGTTATTCGGTGCGGTGCTGGGCGTGGCCGTTTGGACCAGTGGATGCGCCTGGCTGGATCCGAGCGTCTACCAGGGGCGCGGGAGCGGTCCGCCCTTTAGCGGGTCGCCAAGGGTTGCCGCGGCGCCGCAGGGGGCGCAGGGGACCCAGGCGGAAGGGAAGTTGCCGTTCGGCGCCACGCCGCGGAGGGACGAGGGGCTCTGGGGCGTGCCGAAGGAGGGCGATGTCCTCGGGCGGTCGCCGGACAACGTGGCGATCGTGGTGGAGAAGCTGGACGCGGGCACGGCGTCGGCGATGGACCTGAGCGGGAGCTTCCGTGCGCGCAGCGGCGAGCGAGTGATCTCGGGTGGGGACCCGGGGGCGGCGCGCGGCGGGCTCAATGTGCGGGTTGTGTCGGGCTCGTTTGCCGGGCGCCTCGGCGGCTCGGTGAGTCGCACGCGGTCCGGCAGCCGCGACCAGATGTTCATCGTGGTGAGGAGCGGGACGGAAGGCGCGCTGGCGATGGGGAGCGACATCTGGCTGACGCGCCTGGGCTACTGGACGCCGCGCGGGTATCTGCTGATTGCGGAGCGGGAGTTCGTGGGCCGCCAGCTCGTGGTGCGGCCGACGATTCTGGGCGGCGGGCAGATTGCGATCGAGCTCTGG is part of the Planctomycetota bacterium genome and harbors:
- a CDS encoding TlpA disulfide reductase family protein yields the protein MRTGSWVMAVCLVGAAACERGEGPKARPSEGAATKPKAVGPPALRIAQWYGTEPLTLEGLKGKVVLLDFWNTMCGPCRKLMPHLDELYRRHKAEGLVVIGVTEDEKNDLEEYVKGTPVGYPLAIDEMKGGSGVTFDAYKIVAVPTVVLIGRDGAVVWRGTGEKLTDAMVLAELAKK